Proteins co-encoded in one Acidobacteriota bacterium genomic window:
- a CDS encoding isoprenylcysteine carboxylmethyltransferase family protein encodes MNQRSAAEWTRLALLYSLLAALAAFSRPRPAELFAGTVLVALGEGLRCWAAGHLVKTRQLVTTGPYRYTRNPLYLGRLLIFTGLAIMARLPWLLNGAVLVAGWAVFFGYYLPRKERIEPARLRDRHGGLYERYADAVPALFPRLRPYPVEAGKWRLSRWQKNREGLTALGLLLLVLLFALRTWGAPRGGG; translated from the coding sequence GTGAACCAGCGATCCGCAGCCGAATGGACCCGGCTCGCCCTGCTCTACAGTCTGCTGGCCGCGCTGGCCGCCTTCTCCCGTCCGCGACCGGCGGAACTGTTCGCGGGGACCGTGCTGGTGGCGCTGGGCGAGGGCCTGCGCTGCTGGGCCGCCGGTCACCTGGTCAAGACCCGGCAACTGGTCACGACCGGCCCCTATCGCTACACGCGCAACCCACTCTACCTGGGAAGGCTGCTGATCTTCACCGGCCTGGCCATCATGGCCCGGCTGCCCTGGCTGCTGAACGGAGCCGTGCTGGTGGCGGGTTGGGCCGTGTTTTTCGGCTACTACCTGCCGCGCAAGGAACGCATCGAGCCCGCCCGTCTCCGGGACCGTCACGGCGGGCTCTACGAGCGCTACGCCGATGCCGTACCGGCCCTCTTCCCCCGTCTGCGCCCCTATCCCGTGGAAGCGGGAAAATGGCGGCTTTCCCGCTGGCAGAAGAACCGCGAAGGGCTGACCGCCCTGGGTCTGCTCCTGCTAGTCCTGCTCTTCGCTCTGCGAACCTGGGGAGCCCCCCGTGGCGGGGGGTGA
- a CDS encoding ABC transporter ATP-binding protein, with protein MHDGRRLLKYLLHYRGALALALVSSILASVFVGGAVSLLNDLVTALSSQAQVTSVAAISPSEAETGQQASAGPIGAIRQRAERWTAPVRHWLLAKGYIRVPLAIVVLYFFKGVFSFLGVYGLRRVGLKTVARLRQEIYRRAISQSDAFYRRHSTGEMYSRILVDVARLQDLLGNEIAQAMQSVPLIVVLLTYAFFVSWPITLVCLTVIPAFAWAAGWLGRKIKKSARRSQERSAELTALTEETLLARRVVQAFDAVDYECRRFARSLEQMLRQDLKVARATAATAPVMELIGAILGAGMIVFAGWLIRRGGVSGSDVFVAIVVLFVVFTHVRRLGQLNSAIQRALASARRIFEILDSPVEVRDSPQARVMKPFSDRIELRGVGFDYGRGPVLKHVHLVLRAGEVHALVGASGAGKSTLAMLIPRFIDPTEGVVLFDGVDARRLTIRSLRSQIALVTQETHLFDDTIRANIAYGMEGVSMERIEAAAHAAHAAAFIESLPAGYDTPLGSLGSRLSSGQRQRLAIARAFLRDAPILVLDEATSALDADSEAEVQRALENLLRGRTALIIAHRLSTVVRADRIHVLEQGRIIESGSHAELLARKETYARYHALQVLDGGSPPATGGSPGSQSEEQD; from the coding sequence ATGCATGATGGCCGGCGTCTGTTGAAATATCTGCTCCACTACCGGGGAGCCTTGGCCCTGGCCCTGGTGTCCTCGATTCTGGCCTCCGTTTTCGTCGGGGGGGCGGTCAGTCTGCTCAACGACCTGGTCACCGCTCTTTCCTCCCAGGCTCAGGTTACGAGCGTGGCAGCCATTTCCCCTTCCGAGGCGGAGACGGGCCAGCAGGCCTCCGCCGGTCCCATCGGCGCGATCCGCCAACGGGCCGAGCGCTGGACGGCGCCCGTGCGGCATTGGCTGCTGGCCAAGGGCTACATACGCGTGCCCCTGGCCATCGTCGTTCTCTATTTCTTCAAGGGGGTGTTTTCTTTCCTCGGGGTCTACGGCCTGCGCCGGGTGGGATTGAAGACCGTCGCCCGCCTGCGCCAGGAAATCTATCGGCGGGCGATCAGCCAGTCCGACGCTTTCTACCGCCGGCATTCCACAGGCGAGATGTACTCGAGGATTCTGGTGGACGTGGCCCGACTCCAGGATCTGCTCGGCAACGAGATCGCCCAGGCCATGCAGTCGGTGCCGCTGATCGTGGTCTTGCTGACTTATGCCTTCTTCGTCTCCTGGCCGATCACCCTGGTCTGCCTGACGGTGATTCCCGCCTTTGCGTGGGCTGCAGGATGGTTGGGCCGAAAGATCAAGAAATCGGCGCGTCGCAGCCAGGAACGCTCGGCGGAACTGACCGCCCTGACCGAGGAGACCCTGCTGGCCCGGCGGGTGGTTCAGGCCTTCGATGCGGTGGACTACGAGTGCCGCCGTTTCGCCCGTTCGCTCGAGCAGATGCTGCGCCAGGATCTGAAGGTGGCCCGGGCGACCGCTGCCACGGCCCCGGTGATGGAATTGATCGGGGCGATCCTGGGGGCGGGCATGATCGTCTTCGCCGGTTGGCTGATTCGCCGAGGCGGGGTCAGCGGCAGCGATGTTTTCGTGGCCATCGTCGTGCTTTTCGTGGTCTTTACCCACGTGCGCCGGCTGGGCCAGCTCAACAGCGCGATCCAGCGCGCTCTGGCCTCCGCGCGCAGGATCTTCGAGATTCTCGACAGCCCCGTGGAAGTTCGGGACTCGCCCCAGGCCCGGGTGATGAAGCCCTTTTCCGACCGCATCGAACTGCGGGGCGTGGGTTTCGACTACGGTCGCGGCCCGGTTCTCAAGCATGTCCATCTCGTCTTGCGCGCCGGGGAGGTTCACGCCCTGGTCGGGGCTTCGGGAGCCGGCAAATCCACCCTGGCGATGTTGATTCCCCGCTTCATCGACCCGACGGAAGGCGTCGTTCTCTTCGATGGAGTCGATGCCCGGCGGCTGACGATCCGCTCCCTGCGCAGCCAGATCGCCCTGGTGACCCAGGAGACCCACCTTTTCGACGACACGATTCGCGCCAACATCGCCTACGGCATGGAAGGCGTTTCGATGGAGCGGATCGAGGCCGCGGCCCACGCCGCTCACGCCGCAGCCTTCATCGAGAGTCTTCCCGCCGGATACGACACGCCCCTCGGCAGCCTCGGTTCACGCCTCTCGTCGGGGCAGCGCCAGCGCCTGGCCATCGCCCGGGCGTTTCTCCGGGACGCGCCGATCCTGGTGCTCGACGAGGCCACTTCGGCCCTCGATGCGGATTCGGAGGCGGAAGTCCAGCGGGCCCTCGAAAACCTGCTCCGGGGCCGCACGGCGCTGATCATCGCCCACCGGCTGAGCACCGTCGTCAGGGCTGACCGCATCCACGTGCTCGAGCAGGGGCGGATCATCGAGTCCGGCAGCCACGCCGAGCTGCTGGCCCGCAAGGAAACCTACGCACGCTATCACGCCCTGCAAGTTCTCGACGGGGGCTCACCCCCCGCCACGGGGGGCTCCCCAGGTTCGCAGAGCGAAGAGCAGGACTAG
- a CDS encoding 1-acyl-sn-glycerol-3-phosphate acyltransferase, giving the protein MSEYVFEDLERVAAAHPLVAEAAALSREGRRPWLVVVPDHQALRREGFVGLYEALRFHLETASVGLPVGHRPAGLTIARQALPRDPQGGLDRRRLAREVGHPPARVWPAAPPERTPVSRELAMALMPALEGRSPIGPLYLEQDLELDLGLDSLDRLVLILALADAAGMEIDEEQTRSLRTLGDLQRLLDDAGTRPRGPVRPREDLLTAEGRYGRDRRWLLRPARLSWVPLALARPWVQLWLRWRLRLSHGPTGDVDWRHRPLMLVANHQSHADSLLIALSVPAAVHRNLFFLGFSGYFAAGWGAWAARLFRIQPVSADDRIQTSLTLACHALEAGRILCIYPEGERTWTGALQRFRRGPAWIARRTGALSIPVAVTGAYQFWPRGWPRGRSRGLRVDFGEAVPPPAPGSGRHGDAVYLQEVREKIAELMRRAGADPERGDPQVFARGPHDA; this is encoded by the coding sequence GTGAGCGAGTACGTCTTCGAGGATCTCGAGCGGGTCGCAGCCGCCCATCCCCTGGTGGCAGAGGCCGCGGCCCTTTCGCGGGAAGGCCGGCGCCCGTGGCTCGTGGTCGTGCCGGATCACCAGGCCCTGCGGCGCGAAGGCTTCGTGGGCCTCTACGAGGCCCTCCGCTTCCATCTCGAGACCGCCTCGGTCGGTCTGCCGGTCGGCCACCGGCCGGCGGGGCTGACCATCGCGCGCCAGGCTTTGCCACGGGATCCGCAGGGGGGCCTGGACCGGCGGCGGCTGGCGCGGGAGGTCGGGCATCCTCCCGCTCGGGTCTGGCCTGCCGCCCCTCCCGAAAGGACTCCGGTGAGTCGGGAACTGGCGATGGCCTTGATGCCGGCTCTCGAGGGCCGGAGCCCGATCGGGCCGCTCTATCTCGAGCAGGATCTGGAACTGGACCTGGGGCTCGACTCCCTCGACCGGCTGGTGTTGATCTTGGCCCTGGCCGACGCGGCGGGCATGGAAATCGACGAGGAGCAGACCCGCTCCCTGCGCACGCTGGGAGACCTGCAGCGTCTTCTCGACGACGCCGGCACACGTCCTCGAGGCCCGGTCCGCCCGCGGGAGGATCTGCTGACCGCCGAGGGCCGGTATGGCCGGGACCGCCGTTGGTTGCTGCGGCCTGCCCGCCTGTCCTGGGTGCCTCTGGCCCTGGCGCGACCCTGGGTGCAGCTCTGGTTGCGGTGGCGGCTGCGCCTGTCCCACGGCCCGACAGGTGACGTGGACTGGCGTCACAGACCGCTGATGCTGGTGGCCAACCACCAGTCCCACGCCGACTCTCTGCTGATCGCCCTCTCCGTTCCTGCGGCGGTGCATCGCAATCTCTTCTTCCTCGGCTTCAGCGGCTACTTCGCAGCGGGATGGGGGGCCTGGGCGGCGCGACTGTTCCGCATTCAACCCGTGAGCGCCGACGACAGGATTCAGACCTCGCTGACCCTGGCCTGTCATGCCCTGGAGGCCGGTCGGATCCTGTGCATCTATCCTGAAGGCGAGCGCACCTGGACCGGTGCCTTGCAGCGCTTCCGTCGGGGGCCGGCCTGGATCGCGCGCCGGACCGGGGCCCTGTCGATTCCGGTGGCGGTGACCGGCGCCTATCAGTTCTGGCCACGAGGCTGGCCTCGGGGGCGCAGTCGCGGGTTGCGGGTCGATTTCGGCGAGGCGGTACCGCCACCGGCTCCCGGCAGCGGTCGTCACGGAGATGCGGTCTATCTCCAGGAGGTGAGGGAAAAGATCGCCGAACTGATGCGCCGGGCGGGGGCCGACCCGGAGCGCGGCGATCCGCAAGTCTTCGCAAGGGGGCCACACGATGCATGA
- the ruvB gene encoding Holliday junction branch migration DNA helicase RuvB: MTENGDTFRIIGAEPTGEELQLETDLRPRRLADYVGQRRVTDNLAVYLEAARRRRRPLDHVLLAGPPGLGKTSLAHIIAAEMGSQLRVSSGPAIEKIGDLAALLSLVEAGDVLFIDEIHRLGSAVEEVLYPAMEDFVLDVTIGQGHGARSVRIDLPPFTLVGATTRSGLLTAPLRDRFGITERLEFYGVDDLCRILLAAAARLDCRLDEDGARELASRSRGTPRVALRLLRRIRDFALVQGDGVISREVARQSLARLGVDNLGLDSLDQRLLRVILDNHAGGPVGIGTLAASLGEECDTLEEICEPYLIQIGFLERTPRGRVATPRAREHLGQSPSGTGPLFR; encoded by the coding sequence ATGACTGAGAACGGCGATACCTTCAGGATCATCGGCGCCGAACCCACCGGTGAGGAGCTGCAACTCGAAACGGACCTGCGACCTCGGCGTCTGGCCGATTACGTCGGTCAACGGCGGGTGACCGACAATCTGGCGGTCTATCTCGAGGCGGCGCGCCGTCGGCGCAGGCCCCTGGATCACGTGCTGCTCGCCGGTCCCCCGGGACTGGGCAAGACGAGCCTGGCTCACATCATCGCCGCCGAAATGGGATCCCAGTTACGCGTTTCGTCAGGCCCGGCGATCGAGAAGATCGGGGATCTGGCGGCCCTGTTGAGCCTGGTCGAAGCGGGTGACGTGCTCTTCATCGACGAGATCCATCGTCTGGGGTCCGCGGTGGAGGAGGTGCTCTACCCGGCGATGGAGGATTTCGTACTCGACGTGACCATCGGCCAGGGACATGGTGCGCGTTCCGTGCGTATCGACCTGCCTCCGTTCACACTGGTGGGCGCGACGACGCGTTCCGGCCTGCTCACGGCTCCGTTGCGAGATCGCTTCGGTATCACAGAGCGCCTCGAATTCTACGGTGTCGATGATCTCTGCCGCATTCTCCTCGCTGCCGCCGCGCGGCTCGACTGCCGCCTCGACGAGGACGGAGCGCGGGAACTCGCTTCCCGCTCCCGGGGAACGCCGCGAGTCGCCCTGCGCCTGTTACGGCGTATTCGTGATTTCGCCCTGGTGCAGGGCGACGGGGTCATCTCTCGTGAGGTGGCAAGGCAGAGCCTGGCCCGTCTCGGCGTGGACAACCTGGGTCTCGACAGCCTCGACCAGCGCCTGTTGCGGGTGATTCTCGACAACCACGCCGGGGGGCCGGTGGGGATCGGCACGCTGGCCGCTTCCCTGGGCGAAGAATGCGACACCCTGGAGGAGATCTGCGAGCCTTACCTGATCCAGATCGGATTCCTCGAACGGACCCCCCGCGGGAGAGTCGCCACCCCGCGCGCCCGCGAGCACCTCGGCCAGTCGCCCTCCGGCACCGGCCCGCTCTTCCGGTGA
- the ruvA gene encoding Holliday junction branch migration protein RuvA — protein MIGRLTGQLARRTFPLIMVDVGGVGYELRVPLATFENLPAVGEPVCLETVTSLKNEVLELFGFRAEEDKRLFTILVGVSGVGPKLALAMLSSVPSRELVQAVMDERTAVLESVPGIGKKTARRLIVELKDRLAGEAFDLSAAEGGVAAAPFADPITSDALMALENLGYRRNQAEGALAAVRAEKGAELALPDMIRHALRYLGR, from the coding sequence GTGATCGGACGGCTGACAGGCCAGCTCGCGCGGCGTACCTTCCCACTCATCATGGTGGATGTCGGTGGAGTCGGGTACGAACTGCGGGTCCCCCTGGCCACTTTCGAGAATCTGCCGGCGGTGGGGGAGCCTGTCTGCCTGGAAACCGTGACGTCGCTCAAGAACGAGGTTCTCGAGCTTTTCGGTTTCCGGGCCGAGGAAGACAAACGGCTGTTCACGATTCTGGTCGGCGTCTCCGGGGTCGGACCCAAGCTCGCCCTGGCCATGCTCTCGAGCGTACCCAGCCGGGAACTGGTGCAGGCGGTGATGGATGAGCGGACGGCGGTACTGGAGTCGGTTCCCGGCATCGGCAAGAAGACCGCCCGGCGCCTGATCGTCGAACTCAAGGATCGTCTTGCCGGGGAGGCCTTCGATCTTTCCGCTGCGGAAGGAGGCGTGGCCGCCGCGCCTTTCGCCGACCCGATCACCAGTGACGCCTTGATGGCGCTGGAGAATCTCGGCTATCGTCGCAACCAGGCCGAGGGGGCACTGGCTGCGGTTCGTGCGGAAAAGGGGGCTGAGCTGGCCTTGCCGGACATGATTCGCCATGCGCTCCGCTACCTGGGACGGTGA
- a CDS encoding crossover junction endodeoxyribonuclease RuvC: MQERCGEWILGIDPGSARTGYALARFSGQRLIEAEMGTWSVQRSSDRSVSLARLAEQARSWLKGRSPAVAVVESLFHHKNARSALVLSEARGVLLATLGEAGIAVVEYSPATVKKTICGFGGADKRQLRRALVKTVPGVTPEQIEDLPEDASDALALVICHHVHAAHRALLGRSR, encoded by the coding sequence ATGCAAGAACGCTGCGGCGAGTGGATCCTCGGAATCGATCCCGGCTCAGCACGAACCGGCTATGCTTTGGCGCGCTTTTCAGGGCAACGGCTGATCGAGGCGGAAATGGGCACCTGGAGCGTTCAGCGTTCGAGTGATCGCTCGGTTTCCCTCGCCCGGCTCGCCGAACAGGCGCGATCGTGGCTCAAGGGGCGCTCTCCCGCTGTTGCGGTGGTCGAGAGCCTCTTTCATCACAAGAATGCCCGCTCCGCACTGGTGCTTTCGGAAGCCCGGGGTGTGCTGCTGGCTACCCTCGGGGAGGCGGGAATCGCCGTCGTCGAGTACTCGCCCGCGACGGTGAAGAAGACGATCTGCGGATTCGGGGGAGCCGACAAGCGGCAACTGCGGCGGGCATTGGTGAAGACGGTGCCCGGTGTGACACCCGAGCAGATCGAGGATCTGCCCGAGGACGCCAGCGACGCTCTGGCGCTGGTAATCTGCCACCATGTGCACGCGGCTCACCGGGCTTTGCTGGGACGGTCGCGGTGA
- a CDS encoding YebC/PmpR family DNA-binding transcriptional regulator, whose product MAGHSKWANIKHRKGAQDAKRAKAFTKVVREITIAAREGGGDPDANPRLRAAIASARSVNLPNDKIDRAIKKGTGELEGVSLDEVIYEGYGPGGVAILLSTLTDNRNRTTSEIRHLFGKYGGELGSPGSVAWMFERKGIITIPAGDVDEDEVMELVLDAGADDMAQDGEFFEITTTPEAFAEVRDRLEQAGIRMESAEVTMVPQNLTVVEGKKAESLLTLLELLDEHDDVQRVSANCSIEDGE is encoded by the coding sequence ATGGCTGGCCATTCCAAGTGGGCCAATATCAAGCACCGCAAGGGCGCTCAGGACGCCAAGCGGGCGAAGGCTTTCACGAAGGTCGTGCGGGAGATCACGATCGCCGCTCGGGAAGGGGGCGGGGATCCCGACGCCAATCCGCGGCTGCGGGCCGCGATTGCCAGCGCCCGCTCGGTGAATCTGCCGAACGACAAGATCGATCGGGCGATCAAGAAAGGCACGGGCGAACTCGAGGGCGTGAGCCTGGACGAGGTGATCTACGAGGGCTACGGCCCCGGGGGCGTGGCGATCCTGCTCTCCACGCTCACCGACAACCGCAACCGGACCACATCGGAGATCCGGCATCTTTTCGGCAAGTACGGCGGCGAGCTGGGATCTCCAGGCAGCGTGGCGTGGATGTTTGAGCGCAAGGGCATCATTACGATACCAGCCGGGGATGTCGACGAGGACGAAGTGATGGAACTCGTTCTCGACGCCGGCGCCGACGATATGGCGCAGGATGGTGAGTTTTTCGAGATCACCACCACGCCGGAGGCCTTTGCGGAAGTTCGGGATCGACTCGAACAGGCCGGTATTCGCATGGAGAGCGCCGAGGTGACGATGGTGCCCCAGAATCTGACGGTGGTTGAGGGGAAGAAGGCCGAGAGCCTTTTGACCCTGCTGGAACTGCTGGACGAGCACGATGACGTGCAGAGGGTTTCTGCGAACTGCAGTATCGAAGACGGCGAGTGA